The DNA region agaaaacatcctcgtttatgattttaaaaaaatcggtacaagaagacacatcaaacatcaatacattataactccatacattaagatctgaactgccttccatacattaagatctgaattgcattataagttataaatcaatatcaaacatccatacattaaaaataggtcaattgacctgtgtgaacataagaattactgtacaagtataattcagtataacacatacaaaaccctaatatcttgatctaatggcagtctttaacttgaacctattgacattgtgctcagacataagaattcggtataaatattttatcctcaatgtactcaaagcttcgtcggccttcaaaagaacaagagaaagtataagaacatttaaaattgttaaatgtcatagaataacatataaaaaacactcacattattttcgttgatgtcacATGACCAACCCTTCATctttcctctatatgtttccatatgtctcattaaatatacaccgcagtcggtcttgtttgtttggtcttgccaaggcagctttggggccgttatcctgtacATCTTAACCTTTTCGGCAAATCTTTGTATGCCTTGCGTTTCCAAGAAAGTCGAAAAACTATCGATTTGATTCCTCAACTGGACATacttgtccaaaattttcattctaggcggacgaccggagttgtctagGACATTTATTTGGGAGTctttaatattcacacatacaagaaagaaatgtccAGAAGTGACgacaggtaggaatatctgacaaaagaacataaacatttgttattttatggcagtctcgttacttggaattgagggatatgtacataccaggtcagcgaagatgatgtcttcttttgtgacatggtagtttctcatgtcttcttcaagggatTGACAAAATAAGGTCCTATCATACTGCagattaacctgcaaaataagggtggagactcaaagtcatgaacattgaaggatacatagaacaaaacaagagaagcacttacatgtgaaattgttgaaaaacatattattcgtggttcatgccttggcaacctacggcatttgaagtgcacaattatggaccaagcgtccacAACTTCGCTCGCAATTTCACGCCCCATTTTCACTGTTTGAAATAGCTtacgggtgatattacccggtGCACCTACGTACAGAACGTccctgcaaaatacattcatttacaagaccataactaactaatttcatatttgaaattCAGAAAGGCATGAGAGGTAACTTACATTGGAGGCAGGTCTTCATcgaacacaaaatcggctaatctctgttccttgaTGGTTAtgttgtggtccaacatatctgcaacctgttgcatgtagggggatcgaaggtgcacaggaattttcgtgagcttcctcttaggatattctctaatgttgatgcatcccccccccatcaccttcatcttcatcttcagaagattcaacggcattagaagcctcaaccttttccttgcctttaacctgatcatttggtgcaacagactgagctttgGGTTCCGCACcatgttccttcccttcaccctgatcatttggttcaacatgctgcgctttgggttcctcaaccggttccttcccttcaccctgatcatcgtcttcaagagTGGGTGTCTGCACTGGGGGTACCTCATCCGGTTCCTTGACTTCGCCatcatgatcagttggttcaacacggGGTGAGGCATCTTTGTTGGGAAGAACTGtatcctcaggttcgtccggttgaaaagggggtgacttggcttgaatgGGCTGAACTGCAGCCTGTACATCTTCcagttcaacaaggagtgattcatcgtcaatgtccacacctacatcctcaacatctttcggttgaacagggagtgactgatcttcagtgtgcagaactgcatcatcgagatcattcggttccacGTGATCCGAACGATTTTCATCAGggggcataactgcatcctcaggttcgtccggttgaaaagggggtgacttggcttgaatgggctgaaatgcagcctgtacaacttcctgttcaacaaggagtgattcatcgtcaatgtcatgacctacatcctcaacatctttcgtttgaacagggagtgactgatcttcattgtgcagaactgcatcatcgagatcattcggttccacCTGATCTGAACGATTTTCTTGATggggcataactgcatcctctAAATCATTCTGTTCAACCCGTGTTGTTGGATTGTCTGCATGGTCCTCCAATGCAGTCTCACATGTGTAATCAACTCGGGGACTAAtgactttcaagcccgcacacggTAAAGTATCCACAAGTGCCtcccttgtaggatcttccacacctacatgaaccggaccatcgatcaccaccttcaagtgtttcatgaacccttcagactctctgaggttcaggaaaccggcctcaaaaaagggcttcggatcgatgttgcgtttctccaactccccggataggtaattcagctgttgggctgtatctttaaaagtttgcaggattttggaggtcaacaactgtacattatgaaaaacagacttcattaatcttgaaaacaggataataatgaacaatgggagtcaatttattgtttccacatacctcattatcgtcttcttttacttcaaccgagtcaactggattctcgggttgtccaactgctaggcgcgcccttgccctgcccagcccaaaatcaccggcacgaccttctaagttggtaaactctaacacgctgacgtcatcccaacaggagataattggaaattttctctcgtaggggatacgttcaccttccacaaaaacaccatctaggtagcaaatctggagtaaaggagtgggaaacatgttagaaaatattacatatctataaatcatatataagagaggcaacaatacttaccgataaaagggttataggtccatcgaaatatggatttttatctttacttgctttttctttccaacttcttacactgtcaaccaatcgttgtagtgtaaagtggcaccagttcagttcctttatgttatcaacctccattaaggatttgagaattttgaacctgaaatgaaaaaaatacatttgtcagtattcaaagatacaattagatatataataggtttgaatacatgtttacctggctcgtgaattttgaacaggacataaaaaactagagacaacaaagacaacgaagtctattttgaaatcgttgtctgcacttgtgttacttaatatcttggggatcatagaaagtgtttcgggagcttttgagtcttccccggtccatctggtcttccaatccctcaagaaattaaaataatcagggtccttagtcttgtccaacccaacggactcgactacgttcattgcccctctaggaaggttcatcacgagctgtacgagatcttcatcgatacggatctcatcaccgttggccaataccagagaactcttatccgggtcaaaacattggactacgtgtctggaaaaatgagccaggcacttggagacgcccattgtaagaagagaaccaaacccgatttccttcacggcttccctctgttctacgctcaattgaggaatgagttgagcgaggccatgaggtgatgatctggttagaaatgtcagtttacgtttcttgcgggttttggttttttggggagatgggggaaactcttcatcgaatggggtagtagacggagaaatattagtggtttctgggggtggttctggtaactcttcatcgactgttggagtggaggtaggaataacatttggtttttttttagggggaaaaggtggtggtaaaatctcatcagtacctgcagcaacatcagtagcttcgacagcaactgtggaaactgattcagcagtcatcgacgacttagtattcgtcttcggatttctcttcctcttcctttcataggtcctcgaagtcattaattttggtgggatagcataaatcagtattatacgaaataaatttaataaacatgtgtaaaattagtataaacacaataagatgaacatacctctctggtttagtgctgggattgacgttggatgccggagtgggtgcagtttcgttttcggttatgctcctacaaacttgcaagacgacctctcgggagtcgatgggatgatccacttccatgttgttgccttggttacccgacatgttcagaagaaatccttgtagtataaacgaaatatctagggtttcgacgttcagtgtttggattatcgccgggagatagagagagaagaatatgaacagttgcttatgaaaatgaaattgagggatagtcggcttgtagcgggaaattgaaattatatcaactagtcatggaagcgaataaatattcgttcgatatcctaaattcataaaaaatgataaaaataaatgtaaaataaaaactattcatagaagcgaagatttattcgtggaatgtaaatgcacgggtaagtgaatttacatgacaggcaagttggcttctcatgTGAGGGGAGgttgttttacatgaacgtcaggctaaaattatttgaaaataagaaatcttcgctttcaatcgtctactCGAAATACAaaattcaagcgaatatttggtcgtttactgattttcaattaaaattaattacattaacatttattaataaacggaaaaaaaaaatatagccaaggaattgaagcgaagatttgttcggttgctgcatgtcatctacaattaattgaattaatatttaataatcggAAATAGAAAATCCATGTCAGTTGggtctttacatacacgggtaaatgtgtttacatggtaggcaagcggtcttctcatgggtgggtaggggggttttacatgagtttttaattagaattaattgaagcaaatatatcttcgctcatgaaggtctccagccaaaaaaaatgaaataaaaaaaaaggaaataaatagaaaagtaattgaggcgaagatttgttcggttgctgcatgtcatcttcaattaattgaattaataattaataaatggaaatgtGAAATCCagggcaggcggtcttctcatgggtgggttggggggtttacatgagtttataattaaaattaattgaagcaaatatatcttcgctcctgaggtTCTCCATGcccaaaaaatgaaatgaaatgaaaaattaaataaaattcctagataataaatgaatgaattaattgaagcgaatattatatcgctgcctgtgttttttaataaattaaactaatatttaataaacgtaaatataatatccctgtcaattcggtctttacatggacgtgtaagtgtattttcatgaacggcaggcggtcttctcatgggtgggtatgcggggtttacatgagggtcatggcaacgggcgtgtagatcagagcgaagatatcttatctgggtattatctgaatattatattattttctggcgttaacgggcgcttccgttaacggcgtcttgtgtgaacccgggcctaaacccggattccggattctccctccctccgtctcctgcccagattgatttattattaaattattaatgctgcaatctgattggtccgccacaggggaacacggcaatcggtagcagaagatctgaactgaaAACATTTTCatcaactttttatattttgtgtgggacaattttactctttttttaaattacttttttgttttcctttgaAGATATTTGTACATAAGTCATTTTTTCATATGAAGATGCTTGTACATAATCAACTACTTAGGCTATGCAAATCCATATATGGAATGCTTGTTTTAGCAACATTTTGCAATTACACATgagtttttaactttttaataccGAAAAAATTAATACGGCATAATATAAGAACCAAAATTATCGGTAAGAAATCGGTACGAGTTTTCCAAAATTTCGGTATACCACGATACAGAAATaaaatctataatatatatatatatatatatatatatatataaaaaactagtgaaattaaaaataactaaatcaTAATTTCTATTATAACAAAGTCTAAAAAGTCTTCAACTCAATGTATTTGTTCTCTCTATAATAGTATACTAGGagattcattttttattctccAAATAAATTTGAGACGGACTATTTATTATCTCTAGGATCGATATGTCGGGATTTCAGCAGTATCAGTATAACCTTTACGATGTACGATATGCCATACCAACCCACATCTATAATCGACCAGTTTAACACAAAATTACATTAACATACTCACATCacacaaaatcaaaatgaaCTTCAATTTTTTAGGACAAAAGAATTTAGTCAATGtctttttactaatttattgtGAATTGTAGATGGTATATAATTATGTATACCTCCAATGGTCCTCATAAACAAAAGCCCTTCGATGAACAATTTTTAACAGGTACACTAACATATATCTGGAGAAGGGCAATTAAGGGGTACCAAAAAAGTTCACCATAAAATTACACAAAGGTGAAATGAATATTCAATGAAACTCTATACGAGCCCCACAAAGAGACAAGACGCAAACCAACCCATTATTGACACAAACCTCCTCAAAGTCATATTAGTTAAGCTGATTTCTTGCAGTGTTGCTCAAGCCAGTCCATTGTAACACTCTTTGGTCTCTCCAGAGCCAACCCTAGAGCCCGGTCCCATATTAGCTAAAAGAACAACATTAAACGAATTAGTAAGGTCCAGTTCAAAAAACAAAGTGAAGAAGCAAATAACCAAAAATAGAAATATGTACGTACTTGTGAACAGATGCCAATGGACCTCGACACACCGAAAAGAACAGTGTAATATCTGCAAAAGATATTTGATCAGCTTATTCCACTTTAATGCTTGtacaaatatatgtggatgctAGATAAATAGTGTTTGGAATTGAAATATACCTCGCTTCAGTTAAACCGTAATAGTTCAACAATACACCACTGTGGGCATCAACATTTGGCCAAGGGTTTTTTACCTACAAGATCATCTCATAAATAACATGCATAAGATGAGCCTATTAGGAAACTAATATTGTGACACGATCTATGTCTCAATCACAATTTCATTGGATCATTGAAGTAAAAGCTGAAATTCGTTTTTGGATGGTGATCCAATAATTTTCTAGGTGTGATTTTTTTCCTTCTATTGGTATAAAAGTCATGATCCAAATAAATTTCATTTCTAGATCACTGTGATTAACAAACATAACTGTGAAAATATTGTCAATTTCAATTGGATGTTTAGAGTGTTTCCCTACTTGAGgcgttttcaaaaaaataactataaattgCATTCTCTTTGTAATAGTTTATTATCTTCAAGCAAggttttttcttaattaagtagaactagcatgacaccccacatgATCCCCGCTTCCGGTAAggtttgttattatatatagcAAGGGAGGGAGATATGaatattttctgtttttaagtGCTTGGGTAATTTACCGGAGTGTAGAAACTATAGTTGTCTGGTTATGTGAGATTTTGATGCAGAATTAAATCTATAACCAAAAGCACAAAAGGTGAAGTCATTAGACATATAGGAGTTACCTTGCCAAGCTCTGTGAGAATAGGGGGCGCTACATCAAAAAGCTTGGAAACCTTTAGTTGAAAAAAAATCTCAGTGAGTTCATGAGAAACTTCAAATATTATAAGCATTCaggttaatattaatatagttcaAAAAGTAATAACCAGTTGGAAAAGTGGATCATTGGGTAAGTGTTTTTGCGCAAACTCCCTCTGGCATAAATATCTTGGGTCTGTATTACGCAGAACTCCGTGTCCAAATCCAGGAACAACCTAAATATTTGGCAAGCACAAACTAACCATTAGAACTCAAATCCATCAGTTTAAACCtgttaaaacatttatttacgGAAACTGTTGCAAGAAAATCCCAAGTCAGTTTAGACAGAGAAAGTTAAAAATGATTGTTGGATTGTCAAGAAGAAAGCCCACAAAAATGAATGGAAAACTCATCAAATGTAGGATCATCATCAATTTAAAAAGCCTTTGAAGGGTGAAAGAAATTAGGATAGGCATGAGAATGTGGACCACAATGCATTAGCTTGGTTTTCTGATAAAGATGTTAATGAGCCTATTTGTAACTGATGATTGGTGATCTCATTAGAAGATCATCCCAAGTTAGAATTGAAAGTGATTCTTTTTTTGGTATAAAGATTTATTTGGATGATTAATTTTTCATGAtccataaaaattatttttttgatgatGATCCAAATAATAGTGttaattcttttattcattTGGTATAGAGATTTTTTCTCATGATGATGAGATTATTCTTTATCACGATGAgatttgtctttttttatcaTGATCCGATTATCTTTAAGATAATtgtaattttcataaaaatagatttttcttATCATGATCAAGATGAAAAAGGATTGGTAACAAAATCCAAAACATCTATTTTCATACCTTTCCACTATTCAGTGTCTTCCAGACATAATCTTTCAATTGATCTTTGGTAATGTTCTCCCCGCACTCATCTACCACAGATTTGATCCAGAGCAAGACTtcctgaaaataaaatattagatgaaggagaaaaaaaatatccaCATCTCTTTTCCCTATGCACAGACAGGACAAAAGATGGGAAACTGTCCAGACTTTTACAAGCCTGGATAATAACTACATATTGAAACCAAGCAGCATTTCATCCAGAATGCAAATAGTCCAACTCTCCCCATGTAATATTTATGAAACAAAAGCATGACATTGCAGGACAGTGGGGTTATCGCTTTCATTTTATGTTGAGGTTCTGTAtacatttaagaaaaatgaaaagcATTTAGCATCAGTTAATGTAACACATCATGTTTATGTTGGGGGGATTGTGACGTCCCACAACGATAAATCACATCAAATATTGACTCCGTATAAGTGTGAGACTAATGGGTATAGTTATATTTATCGGTATCTTTTAGGGCTTGGGTTGTGGTGGTCCAGTTGTTTAAGGCATCTATAGACTATATCCTCACAAGCGTCGCAGACCCTGGGTCTGGGTATTACAAGCTCAAACTGAATATTATGACACATGAAAAATATTATGCACCATAAAGGGCCATTGAAATTTCTAACATATTTATGCCTAACTTTTACTTATTATGGTATTCCTATCATGGTTAGCAGTGCCACTTATCTAGAATGGTATACAGAGTAAATCAATCTTTAATATGATTGGCAACAAGAGAGAAGGCATGTCACTGCAAGAGCTAGATAGATTACTTCAGAGATCAGTCTAATAGTGACTTCAAGTTTCATAGTATCAATATgctaaatcaaataaacaa from Impatiens glandulifera chromosome 5, dImpGla2.1, whole genome shotgun sequence includes:
- the LOC124939187 gene encoding citrate synthase, mitochondrial-like yields the protein LLSLCLLLFIQVASALSDPYLSFAAALNGLAGPLHGLANQEVLLWIKSVVDECGENITKDQLKDYVWKTLNSGKVVPGFGHGVLRNTDPRYLCQREFAQKHLPNDPLFQLVSKLFDVAPPILTELGKVKNPWPNVDAHSGVLLNYYGLTEARYYTVLFGVSRSIGICSQLIWDRALGLALERPKSVTMDWLEQHCKKSA